One Citrus sinensis cultivar Valencia sweet orange chromosome 5, DVS_A1.0, whole genome shotgun sequence genomic window, GAGGGTTTGTCGACATACAAGAATGCTGGAATTGAAATCCTTCAGTATTAGTAAGTGATCAATAAAGTAGCTCGTTCATCAAAGTGGATAAGGAGGTCAGAGATACACTATGTGGAAAGAACTCACCTGTTGGAAATTACGATCATCTTTTGAATTTGAGCCTGCACAGCCCTCAACCTCGGGAGATTAAGCATTAAAGTTTCAGGCAAAGCTTCTTCCGTTATTCCGGTTATTGCACTTACTAACTTCAACAGGCCAAGCCTCACCATCAAATCAAGTCTTTCACCCTTGCATTCTGGCTGCTGATTAACTGATCCAAAAACAGAAGATCGAGAAAATTTAGAACAGCAATTGCAATCTTTCATGACATAATAACTCAAAAGTCAGAAATGTAAACAAGGTTAATATCTGCATCCTCACCTGTAATGTTTGACACATCAGAAGTGTGAGATGATGTGATTTGGTTTCCACTTGTTTTAACTCGAAAGCTTCCACCAGTTCTAAGGGTGGTAGAAGGCAGGGGCAACCCAGACGATGTTTCCTGGCTCACCAGAGCTGAGAGAGAACTCTTGTGTTCTTCCCATTCATAATCTTTGCAAGTCCGAATAGATGAAAGCCACTGCAAAGTCACCGGTAGAGAGGTGTGCGCGTCAGAAGGAGGTCCATAACGGTCAGCAAAACCTTTTCTAAGATACTCCAAACCAGCAGGCCCTTTCAAAAAAGGCTCCATCATTCTCATACGTGCCCTGATTATCTCTTGCTGAAGAGCCTGGAAAAAATCATTCCAtgttataatatttgaaaaaggaTGCAAAAGGAGTGCATGACCCACCACTGTGCgcattttattgttttaaaagtaaaacttGGAAAGTTGATGTGTGCTTTCTGAAGAAAACTAACGAAGCTTACTAGCATCATGCATGAGAGACCAATCTACCAGGACAAGTCTATGCATgaaaaaaggaagagaaaacaGCGAAAAAGAGGAATGAATACTCACTCGAATCTGCTCAAGAACAAAGCGCAAACCCTTGATCATTGCATTGACATGTGAATAGTTCGATTCATCTCTGATCTGACATATCTCAGCTAACTCTTTCAACAACCTCTGGTGATTAGCCTtcatatcatcatcattagcAGGGGCGGAAAGTTTCTGCAAAGTGGTCAATGCAAACTCTAGAATCCTTCCAAGGTAGTCAATATCCAGGCTACCTGAACTCAGCACCTACAGGAAATTTAACAGATTCAATATCACAGTGTATGAGAAAGCGGCAGTGGTACAAGCAGTTATGATTACCACCTGAGAAAGAATTTCTGGATCAATAGCTTCGGTAATCTCTTCTTTCCAGCTTTGGGGAGCCATCCCACAAATTTCATCCCTCACTTCCCTCACAAGTTGAATAATTCGGTCATAGTTGTGTTCACCTTGTTTCACAGATTCTGCAATACCATCCCAAAAAGCCTTCTCCATTGTTTCTCTAATCTTAGCCTGTTAAGTGAAGAAAAGATAAACATAACCTTTTAAACTTGTCATCAATgcaatttaaacaattttcaTGTCCCAATTTCACAGGCACAATTCAGTGACTGCCCACAAATAAACTTTCCTACTGTGAGAATTCACTAACCTTGATAATGTTTGGTTTTTCATTATTGACAGTGAATATATCAAAAGCAGCATAGTGCTGATTGTGGACATATTCATTGATAATCACTTCATTCTCTTTAACAGACCGCCTTTCAACAGATGAAGCCAATTGACCACTGACAGAGCTGGTCCCAGAAGCAGAGGAATCAATTCTTTTGGTTACAGATGGATTTTCCTCCCTAAATAAGGACCGAACAACATGTTTTGGCCTCTCAGCACCCTTAGTTTGGTTACTTTTATGATCCAAGCTAGTAACAGATGCAGAAGCAGCTGAGGAACTAGGTGGACTGGTAGATAAGAAGTTTGTGATTGGCGACCCTATTGGGCTTCCATTTTCCTTCGCTTCAAAGTACTTAGATCTGGTTTCAGATAACGCACATTCCATCCGCTCTATCCCAGCATCTCCACTAAGGTGTTGGACTTTTTCTCTTAGAAGTTTTTGATCCTCTGTTACCTGCATCAAGTAAAATTTCAGGATATAAATGCCTATGAAAATGCTTTTGGGTCAGCAGCTGACCAAAAACGatagaaaacaaatcaatagTGTATTGtacttattattgttattaattgaaagattaattaaaaaactgcTCCTCCTCTTGATAAAAAGGAATATCCAATCAGAAATCAATAAAGTAACTCTAGGTTTACTATGAATCGAAGGAGATAAAAGCAGAAAAGACttggtgaaaatgatgcaattcTAAATCAAGTTAGTAGCTCTCTTCATTTTACTTTGTTGGGTTGCTAGAACCTATTTATCTCATGCATGCTTGTAGATCTCTCTAGAAAGAGTATCAATAAGAGGGCTATAGCTATAGACCTGTTTCTGGATAGCCTTCAAATCATGAGTAAGAGCACCATTATCTCCTTCTGCAGTCATCTTGCACTTATGAATCATCGAGAGTTCCAGCTGGCATGCTGCTCTCACCAAATCATCTTCCAATGACTTGGCATCCTTAACTTTCCACATCACAAAGCAATTCAAGTAGGAGCACCATGCTTTATCAAATGCAGCAAGCTGAGACCTGATGGTCCAGCGTTTTGGCAAAGAGTCAGACTCTTCATCAGAACTCTGGATGGGACCCTCCAATATAACCTTTATCAATAACTCAAACTGTCCAATAAATTCTTCAGCGGACTTCGCTAGAGCAATCTCACGCTCACCTTGCCCACTGAAAACGGCATCTGGATGACCCAGTATCATGTAAGCACAAAGGACTACTCTCACTGGATACCTTGATAATTTAGCCGGAGTTCTACCTGCCTCCCTAGAAGAACTTACTTTCTTTGCCTCTCTGCTCCTAAGAGGTGTTCTAGGAGTAGGCCTTTTCTTTGGAGATGCGACTCTTTTAAGAAGGTGATCAATGCTATCCAAACAAGATGAATGATTGCTAGCTGCATCAACAGCCCTAAAGATTTTAAAGCGACTCTCAAGCCGTTCAAGCAGAGTTTTCGCTGTTTGAAGGGTAGCTGTAGATTCAATCAGAAGAGCCAGTTGCTCAAATGGCAGTGACTTAAcagaaatttcattaatttttaaggcATCATAAGATCTAGCCAACTCCAAGGTACTTCTCCTGTGCTTAAGGAATTGTCTCCAACACCTGATAAAAGCAAATAATGTTGGGCTTGAGATCATATCTTGATACTcagagagggggggggggggggtgggggaaGAAAATGTATGAAACAACACAATTACACACGCGAGTTTATCCCAGATATAGAGAGATATGACAAACTCATCACATACAATAAACAATTACTAAGCCATCGCAAACTTTGATACTGTACAGAACTTATGGCTGGTTAAGGTCAGCAAAGATTTAATACACAGAATGACAGAAAGCAACAAATCTGTGAAGCTATCAAAAAGGAAATACAAATTCAGCTACCTTGCTAATTTTCTGGAAAGGACATCAGCCTGCTTGTCCATCCTATTCCAATTTATTCGAACAGTATGTAGCCTTGCTCTCTGCCTCAGATATTCTGCTCTTTGCCTCTTTGCCtgatataaattattcaaaacatCAAATATGCAAAGTAGCCAAGTAGCTGTCAAAagtgacaaaattaaaaatgaatatatgaTTCAAACATACAGAAAGCTCTGCATGTTAGTATGTTCATCTGGCAAAACCACTCAGGGTGGTACATTTTGGGGTTTGAACCCCGCTCACATGAGTGGGGAGGGGATTTGGTTTTCATTGATGCaatatttgaaacaaaaagtaaattaactgaaaaaagaaagcaagcaTACCCTTTGCAGTCGATCTTCCAACTGCTCCCTCATCTTCCTCCTCTCAACCTCACGCTGATGAGAAACAAACTTAGCTACACGCCGAACTTGCAACATCCTCGCACGTGCCTTCTTCTTTTCAGCTTCCAACAGTCCCAATCGCTTCTTCTCGGCAGCTAATCTCTTTTGGTGAATGGCAGCACGCACACGCTCCTTATACTTACTTTCACGAGTCATCCTTCGCAATAACGATTGAGATGACCTCTCTTTTAGTTTGTCCCTTCTCTGGCTGTAAGCCTTGAGGATAAGCATCCTATTTGCCTCTGCCTTCTGAACCCTTGATTCCACTTTTGAGCCAAGCATTTCACGTTCCTTCTCGAAACGCATTTCAACCCCAGTTTTAGCTGCTTGCCGTAACTCATCCAACCTAGCTAGGCGCTTTTGAGCCTTAGCCAAAATGCTCAGCCTGCAGACTCAATAGTTAGTTGTCCTGTAAACTCAAtccaatatatattttaatatttaaaaaaatttatgaaaaaagaagaagggaaattatcagccatatacccttaaatgacaccagtatcaaacgtgctacaacacttttcacttatatcactcgtataccctaagttgacaaaagagTTCTGGCGTCCACCTTTTCATTTACTACCGTTAAGAACTTAACAAAATTTGAgcaaaatgactattttaccctttaaactcaaaatgaggtaaaaagacaaatttaccttgaaaattaatgtaaattttcaatacacaatttttttattttgttattaacaatacattttttattaaaaaaatatgaattattaatggtacatattattaacaattatccataaaaaatattcatcttataccataaaaaattattaacaacatattatttacaattatacatattataccataaaaaattcaagttggagcttggaggagtagatcttcaataatttaggttaaattttggaggagtagattcggttgtaaagtagctttttttttagcaattattaacaattatccgataaatgggatgacatgtcatttttatcaaaatatatcatatgacatatcgttttttactaggtaaatgagatgacatgtcatttttttaaaaaaaactagatTACCCGTATGATGTCAGCGCTCGCAAACGGCAGTTAACGTATTGGTGGACGGtagaagtgttttgtcaaattagggtat contains:
- the LOC102611268 gene encoding uncharacterized protein LOC102611268, translating into MMMESSEGVRPAAGVAMEFSVSDEKAAETTSFSSATATRVPRRLRKRLLAECSRSPCTVEEIEAKLRHADLRRQQFYEKLSSKARPKPRSPPRSSSNEEDLGQRLEAKLQAAQQKRLSILAKAQKRLARLDELRQAAKTGVEMRFEKEREMLGSKVESRVQKAEANRMLILKAYSQRRDKLKERSSQSLLRRMTRESKYKERVRAAIHQKRLAAEKKRLGLLEAEKKKARARMLQVRRVAKFVSHQREVERRKMREQLEDRLQRAKRQRAEYLRQRARLHTVRINWNRMDKQADVLSRKLARCWRQFLKHRRSTLELARSYDALKINEISVKSLPFEQLALLIESTATLQTAKTLLERLESRFKIFRAVDAASNHSSCLDSIDHLLKRVASPKKRPTPRTPLRSREAKKVSSSREAGRTPAKLSRYPVRVVLCAYMILGHPDAVFSGQGEREIALAKSAEEFIGQFELLIKVILEGPIQSSDEESDSLPKRWTIRSQLAAFDKAWCSYLNCFVMWKVKDAKSLEDDLVRAACQLELSMIHKCKMTAEGDNGALTHDLKAIQKQVTEDQKLLREKVQHLSGDAGIERMECALSETRSKYFEAKENGSPIGSPITNFLSTSPPSSSAASASVTSLDHKSNQTKGAERPKHVVRSLFREENPSVTKRIDSSASGTSSVSGQLASSVERRSVKENEVIINEYVHNQHYAAFDIFTVNNEKPNIIKAKIRETMEKAFWDGIAESVKQGEHNYDRIIQLVREVRDEICGMAPQSWKEEITEAIDPEILSQVLSSGSLDIDYLGRILEFALTTLQKLSAPANDDDMKANHQRLLKELAEICQIRDESNYSHVNAMIKGLRFVLEQIRALQQEIIRARMRMMEPFLKGPAGLEYLRKGFADRYGPPSDAHTSLPVTLQWLSSIRTCKDYEWEEHKSSLSALVSQETSSGLPLPSTTLRTGGSFRVKTSGNQITSSHTSDVSNITVNQQPECKGERLDLMVRLGLLKLVSAITGITEEALPETLMLNLPRLRAVQAQIQKMIVISNSILVCRQTLLGERVVASPTDMEDVVSKCTERLLELLDHAEDAGIEEIVETISRFSSEDEESVNLDKLQLRKAVMARMLRKSLQAGDPIFERVSRAVYLAARGLVLGGTGPKGRKLAELALRKVGAATLIEKVVEAAEVLVVAANVSVSVHGPWYTNLTEKM